A stretch of Trichomycterus rosablanca isolate fTriRos1 chromosome 8, fTriRos1.hap1, whole genome shotgun sequence DNA encodes these proteins:
- the dusp1 gene encoding dual specificity protein phosphatase 1, whose product MYLELPVRRSTMVVMEVPNIECVALRALLDRTESGCLVLDCRSFFSFSSSHISGSSNVRFSAIVRRRARGGLGLEHIVPNEETRNRLVSGKYRTVVLLDDRSSDLCQVKKDATLMLAVTALSRNNPSGVSVCFLKGGFDTFSSEFPEMCTKAEPPQGLSLPLSANCPPDSAGSGYNSCNTPLYDQGGPVEILPFLYLGSAYHASRKDMLDMLGITALINVSANCPNHFEDHYQYKSIPVEDNHKADISSWFNEAIEFIDSVRNKGGRVFVHCQAGISRSATICLAYLMRTNRVKLAEAFEFVKQRRSIISPNFSFMGQLLQFESQVLASSTCSSEAASPVLGKSGTVFNFPVSIPVRATASPLSFLSHHSPITPSPTC is encoded by the exons ATGTATTTAGAGCTTCCCGTGCGCCGCTCTACTATGGTCGTTATGGAGGTTCCGAACATCGAGTGTGTTGCCCTCCGGGCGCTGCTGGACCGAACCGAGTCCGGCTGTCTGGTGCTGGACTGCCGCTCGTTTTTCTCCTTCAGTTCGTCTCACATCTCCGGTTCTTCTAACGTGCGCTTCAGTGCCATAGTGCGCCGCCGCGCTCGGGGAGGACTCGGGCTGGAGCACATTGTTCCCAACGAGGAGACGCGGAACCGGCTGGTGTCGGGGAAGTACCGGACCGTGGTGCTGCTGGATGACCGAAGTTCAGACCTCTGCCAGGTTAAAAAAGACGCGACACTGATGCTGGCTGTGACCGCGCTCAGTCGGAACAACCCATCCGGAGTCAGCGTGTGTTTCCTCAAAG GTGGATTCGACACCTTTTCATCCGAGTTCCCCGAAATGTGTACGAAAGCCGAGCCTCCGCAAGGACTGAGTCTGCCCCTGAGTGCAAACTGCCCCCCTGACAGTGCTGGATCAGGCTACAACAGCTGCAATACCCCTCTGTACGATCAG GGTGGCCCGGTGGAAATCCTTCCGTTTTTATACCTCGGCAGTGCTTATCATGCGTCCCGGAAGGACATGCTGGACATGTTGGGCATCACGGCTCTGATAAACGTTTCCGCCAACTGTCCGAACCATTTTGAGGACCATTACCAGTACAAAAGCATTCCAGTCGAGGACAACCACAAGGCCGATATCAGCTCGTGGTTCAACGAGGCTATCGAATTTATCG ATTCGGTGAGGAACAAAGGCGGCCGTGTTTTCGTCCACTGCCAGGCGGGCATCTCTCGTTCGGCCACCATCTGCCTGGCCTACCTGATGCGCACCAACCGCGTCAAGCTGGCCGAGGCCTTCGAGTTCGTCAAGCAGCGCCGCAGCATCATCTCGCCCAACTTCAGCTTCATGGGTCAGCTGCTGCAGTTCGAGTCGCAGGTGCTCGCCTCTTCCACGTGCTCGTCCGAGGCGGCGAGTCCGGTCCTGGGCAAGAGCGGCACCGTCTTCAACTTCCCGGTGTCCATTCCCGTCCGCGCCACCGCCAGCCCTCTGTCGTTCCTGTCGCATCACAGTCCCATCACGCCCTCGCCTACGTGCTGA